The Pontibacter deserti region TGACAAAGGTGCCATGAATGCTATTGTGTCTTCAGAGATAACGGATATTGAAGAGCTACGTAAGAGACTTGCTGAAGTACCTTCGATGGCTGGACTTGAACTATCATCAAGAGTAAGTACACCACAGACGTATGACCTGAAACCAGAAGAAGTGAAGTATAGAGTGGCTGTTCTTGACCTTGGTGTTAAACGTAACAGCCTTCACAATTTTATGCAGCGCGGATGTGAGGTTAAAGTGTTTCCGTATAATACGCCTTTTGAGGAGATGGAGAAGTGGAACCCTGATGGCTATTTTATCTCTAACGGGCCTGGGGATCCTGCTGCAACCAGAGATGCTGTAAATAGTGTGAAGCAGATACTCGAAAAAGAGAAGCCGATGTTTGGCATTTGCATGGGACACCAGATACTGGCGCAGGCTAATGGCATTGCTACTTATAAAATGCACAATGGCCACCGAGGCTTAAACCACCCGGTTAAAAACCTGATCACAGGCAGAAGTGAGATCACAAGTCAGAATCATGGCTTTGTAGTGGATGCTGAGCAGGTAAGGAATCATCCGGAAGTAGAGGTTACGCATATCAACCTGAATGATAATACTATTGAAGGTATGCGCATGAAGAACAAACCGGCATTCTCAGTGCAGTATCACCCGGAGTCATCGCCGGGGCCACATGACTCAGAATATCTGTTTGATGACTTTGTGGCGCTTTTAGAAAAGAGTAAAAACCAAGTAAAACTATAGATTAAAACAAACCAATGAGCTTAATCACAGATATTAAAGCCAGACAGATCTTCGATTCGAGAGGCAATCCTACTGTTGAGGTAGATGTTATAACTGAAAACGGCATTATGGGTCGCGCTGCTGTACCGTCCGGTGCTTCTACAGGTATACATGAAGCTGTTGAGCTTCGTGATGGAGACAAGAGCAAGTACATGGGTAAAGGTGTGCTGCAGGCAGTTGAAAACGTTAATGGTAAAATTGCTGAAGAACTGGTTGGCTTTCCGGTGTTCGATCAGAACCTGCTGGATAAGATCATGATTGAGCTGGATGGTTCTGATAACAAAGGCAACCTAGGTGCTAATGCTATACTTGGCGTATCGCTGGCAATTGCCCGTGCTGCTGCCCAAGAGCTGAACATGCCACTTTACCGCTATGTTGGTGGTGTTAATGCCAATACATTGCCGGTACCAATGATGAACATCCTGAATGGTGGTAGCCATGCTGATAATGCGATCGACTTCCAGGAATTTATGATCATGCCGGTTGGTGCTCCTTCGTTCTCTGAAGCATTGCGTATGGGCTCTGAAGTATTCCACCACCTGAAGAATGTACTGAAGAAAAAAGGTCTTTCTACAAACGTAGGTGATGAAGGTGGTTTTGCACCGAACATCGCGTCTAACGTGGAAGCTATTGAAGTGGTACTTCAGGCAATTGAAGCAGCTGGTTACAAGCCAGGCGACGACATGATGATTGCTATGGATGCTGCCAGTTCTGAATTCTACGATGCCTCAACAGGTCTTTATACTTTCAAGAAATCTACTGGTGATAAGCTGACGTCTTCTGACATGGTAAGCTACTGGAAAGAGTGGACAGAGAAGTATCCGATCATCTCGATTGAAGATGGTATGGCAGAGGATGACTGGGCTGGCTGGAAAGAGCTTACTGAGAAAATTGGTAAGAATGTACAGCTGGTAGGCGATGACCTGTTTGTAACAAATGTGAAGCGCCTGCAGCAAGGTATAGACCAGGGTGTAGCTAACTCTATCCTGATTAAAGTAAACCAGATTGGTACGCTTACGGAAACTATAAACGCTATTAACTTAGGCTTACGCCATGGTTATAAGAGCGTGATGAGCCACCGTTCCGGCGAGACAGAGGATAACACAATTGCTGACCTAGCAGTGGCCCTAAACACAGGCCAGATCAAGACTGGTTCGGCATCGCGCTCTGACCGTATGGCTAAGTATAACCAGCTGCTTCGTATTGAGGAGGAGCTTGGTGAAATTGCTTATTATCCGGGACGTAAGTTCTAAAATCTAATATCAGAAAATATTTATGGCTAAGGCTGTGGGTTATATGATCCACAGCCTTATTTTTGTGTAAGTACCGATACCAAGTTTCCTATGATCAAGCGCATTCCAAAATTCTTCCGCAGCTTTTATTTTATCACAACAGCCCTGTTTGTGGTATGGATGCTCTTTTTCGATGCCAATGATTTTATTACCCAATACCAGATGAGCAAGCAGCTCAGCGACCTGGAAGATGTGCGAGAAGATTACGTGCAGAAAATGGACGAAGTGGTAAAGGACCGTAAAGCCCTGATGGGTAACCCCGATCTGCTGGAGAAATATGCCCGCGAAAAATACCTGATGAAGCGCCCGAATGAGGACGTATTTATTATTGTGCCGAAGGAAGAGGAGTAGGCTATAGTTGCGAGTACTGAGTCTCGAGTTAAGGCATAATCTTAAGCTGTTCTTTGGGGCAGCTTTTTTTATCAATAGTGAAGTATAGCTCTTGCCAACTTTCGCTCGTCTGCTTCCAATTCAACTTATCCCTTAATACCTGCCTAAATAATTCGTAACTTTGCGCCATTGAGCTGCAACTATAAAGTGGCGGCCTCACCTAAGTATAGATACTATGGCAAAAGTTGCAATAAATCTTTCTACTGGCTCCATTCAGCAGGAAGAAGTTATAGTAGGTATAGATCTGGGTACTACAAATAGTTTAGTAGCCTACATCCATCCTGAAGATAAAAAACCAATAGCGATAAATGACCAGGGCCGCGGAACCATTGTGCCGTCGGTGGTGCATTTTACTCAAACCGGCGAAACAATAGTTGGAACTGAAGCAAAAGACTACCTGACCACCGACCCGGCTAATACCATTTACTCTGTTAAGCGCCTACTGGGCAAGTCTTATAAAGATGTTGGGGAGCACAAAGATTATTTTGGTTACAAGATAATTGATGATGACAGCGAAGGGCTGGTAAAGATCAGAGTAGGAGATAAGTTCTATTCACCTATCGAGCTGTCGGCGGAGA contains the following coding sequences:
- the carA gene encoding glutamine-hydrolyzing carbamoyl-phosphate synthase small subunit produces the protein MKKHTATEAILLLEDGTIYKGKSLGRIGTSGGELCFNTGMTGYQEIFTDPSYYGQVVVNTVSHVGNYGVQHEEVESDRVQISALVCKDFSHHYSRKTAEGSLQEYFEKAGIVGICEIDTRALVRHIRDKGAMNAIVSSEITDIEELRKRLAEVPSMAGLELSSRVSTPQTYDLKPEEVKYRVAVLDLGVKRNSLHNFMQRGCEVKVFPYNTPFEEMEKWNPDGYFISNGPGDPAATRDAVNSVKQILEKEKPMFGICMGHQILAQANGIATYKMHNGHRGLNHPVKNLITGRSEITSQNHGFVVDAEQVRNHPEVEVTHINLNDNTIEGMRMKNKPAFSVQYHPESSPGPHDSEYLFDDFVALLEKSKNQVKL
- the eno gene encoding phosphopyruvate hydratase, with protein sequence MSLITDIKARQIFDSRGNPTVEVDVITENGIMGRAAVPSGASTGIHEAVELRDGDKSKYMGKGVLQAVENVNGKIAEELVGFPVFDQNLLDKIMIELDGSDNKGNLGANAILGVSLAIARAAAQELNMPLYRYVGGVNANTLPVPMMNILNGGSHADNAIDFQEFMIMPVGAPSFSEALRMGSEVFHHLKNVLKKKGLSTNVGDEGGFAPNIASNVEAIEVVLQAIEAAGYKPGDDMMIAMDAASSEFYDASTGLYTFKKSTGDKLTSSDMVSYWKEWTEKYPIISIEDGMAEDDWAGWKELTEKIGKNVQLVGDDLFVTNVKRLQQGIDQGVANSILIKVNQIGTLTETINAINLGLRHGYKSVMSHRSGETEDNTIADLAVALNTGQIKTGSASRSDRMAKYNQLLRIEEELGEIAYYPGRKF
- a CDS encoding FtsB family cell division protein, translated to MIKRIPKFFRSFYFITTALFVVWMLFFDANDFITQYQMSKQLSDLEDVREDYVQKMDEVVKDRKALMGNPDLLEKYAREKYLMKRPNEDVFIIVPKEEE